A single window of Synechococcus sp. CBW1004 DNA harbors:
- the cobN gene encoding cobaltochelatase subunit CobN, which yields MHRLAAVPGLPEGPDADGQIPYVEQPPAPVLLLSSADTDLVACAELLARQPELLGVEARALNLAALSHPAVIDHYLASTVRHARLVLVRLLGGRGHWSYGLEQLQAWARQPGPDGGARQLLVLSGTPELDRELAALGTIPEPLALALADCLRVGGADNLRAVLQTLAALVAGKRPKPPAVVPAPDPLPHDWRDEPGARVGVILYRALHQAGDTELMEAVLAALRSRGLCPRGLWVSSLRDGAVQQGVGDLLERERAEAVLCGTGFASVSFEEAGLGAPLWDRLAVPVLQLLTSGRPRREWDQSAIGLGPLDLSLQVALPELDGRIGTRVGAFKEVVPSEGGGDREGSITGLATALQRLRPDPERLAWIASLTDNWIQLRHTPAERRRVALVLANYPTRNSRLANGVGLDTPASTAAMLEWLRQAGYDLGDGPLPADGEALIQRLLAGRSNDPESGHRPALEHLDLAAYQRWYQELPEAGRQRLEAVWGAPASDAGLERFVAPSPGAGTDPPSAQGFPVRGLRFGQVVVLIQPERGYDRDPSLSYHSPDLPPTHAYLAQYLWLRENFGAHVVVHVGKHGNLEWLPGKGVGLSDSCFPEWALGPLPHLYPFIVNDPGEGSQAKRRAQAVILDHLTPPLGRAGLHGDLQALESLLDEYWEARALGGERARGLRQRLAKELERLQLPEPAPSPVNSGALPDPDEGLDARLDRIDGYLCEIKEAQIRIGLHRFGSLPEGGALAELLLCLARPPQAGLCGLTQALAHDLGLELDPWADPEEGPLTEGDRRALAALPAWDPASSMDAPSQSDVPSQEAADGTTAPLLRCCGDGIARLEAWALQLMRRELTRRAVPAAAGGAGATDAHGTGCPTTTPSDGPFANSHGAFPPIGERTEAVLRHVRERLAPSLLACGEAEREAFLRGLDGGRINAGPSGAPTRGRPDLLPTGRNFYSVDLRGLPTEAAWDLARRSAELLLDLHRLEQGEELRTLALSVWGTATMRNGGEDIAQALALMGVRPVWDGPTRRLVDLEVIPLALLGRPRVDVTLRISGLFRDAFPQLVGWINRATRLIASLAEEGAANPLAQAALVEGHCGRVFGSAPGAYGAGLQGLIDSGQWEERSDLAEAYLNWSQWRYDGEMLAGATGMVSPAADDALGQTGASGGIGLQARLDRGGLEERLAQVQVVLHNQDNREHDMLDSDDYYQFQGGLSAAVERLRGQAPALWFGDHSRRQRPRLHRLEKEFDKVLRSRLLNPRWIEAMQQHGYKGGFEMAASLDYLFAYDASTGRVPDWSYGALSRTWLADAEVLAFLRRHNPWALRDMAERLLEAQQRGLWAGAPAEELARLRQLLLESEALIESG from the coding sequence ATGCACAGACTCGCAGCGGTTCCGGGGCTGCCCGAGGGGCCGGATGCCGATGGCCAGATTCCCTACGTGGAGCAGCCACCGGCCCCGGTTCTCCTGCTCAGCAGCGCCGACACCGATCTGGTGGCCTGCGCCGAGCTGCTGGCACGTCAACCCGAGCTGCTCGGCGTCGAGGCACGGGCCCTCAACCTGGCGGCGCTGAGCCATCCGGCGGTGATCGACCACTACCTGGCCAGCACCGTCCGCCACGCGCGGCTGGTGCTGGTGCGGCTGCTCGGCGGCCGCGGTCACTGGTCCTACGGGCTCGAGCAGCTGCAGGCATGGGCGCGGCAGCCCGGCCCGGATGGCGGTGCGCGCCAGCTGCTGGTGCTCTCCGGCACCCCCGAACTCGACCGGGAACTGGCCGCACTGGGCACGATTCCAGAACCGCTGGCCCTCGCCCTGGCGGACTGCCTGCGCGTCGGCGGTGCCGACAACCTGAGGGCCGTGCTGCAGACCCTGGCCGCCCTGGTGGCCGGGAAGCGGCCGAAGCCGCCGGCGGTCGTGCCGGCCCCCGATCCCCTGCCCCACGACTGGCGCGATGAGCCGGGGGCACGGGTGGGGGTGATCCTGTATCGCGCCCTGCACCAGGCAGGTGACACCGAACTGATGGAGGCGGTGCTGGCGGCCCTGCGCTCCCGCGGGCTCTGCCCCCGTGGCCTGTGGGTGAGCAGCCTGCGGGATGGCGCCGTGCAGCAAGGGGTGGGCGACCTGCTGGAGCGAGAGCGGGCGGAGGCGGTGCTGTGCGGCACCGGCTTCGCCTCGGTGAGCTTCGAGGAGGCGGGTCTTGGCGCCCCGCTGTGGGATCGCCTGGCGGTACCGGTGCTGCAGCTGCTCACCAGCGGACGTCCCCGCCGTGAATGGGACCAGAGCGCCATCGGGCTCGGCCCGCTCGATCTCAGCCTGCAGGTGGCGCTGCCGGAACTCGACGGCCGCATCGGCACCCGCGTCGGCGCCTTCAAGGAGGTGGTGCCGAGCGAAGGCGGCGGCGATCGGGAGGGCAGCATCACGGGCCTGGCCACGGCCCTGCAGCGCCTGCGGCCCGACCCGGAGCGGCTTGCCTGGATCGCATCGCTCACCGACAACTGGATCCAGCTGCGCCACACCCCGGCGGAGCGGCGCCGGGTGGCGCTGGTCCTCGCCAATTACCCCACCCGGAACAGCCGCCTGGCCAACGGCGTCGGCCTCGACACGCCTGCCAGCACGGCGGCGATGCTGGAGTGGCTGCGGCAGGCGGGCTACGACCTGGGCGACGGCCCCCTGCCCGCCGATGGCGAGGCACTGATTCAGCGACTGCTGGCCGGTCGCAGCAACGATCCCGAGAGCGGTCACCGGCCCGCCCTGGAACATCTGGATCTGGCGGCCTACCAGCGCTGGTACCAGGAGCTGCCGGAGGCGGGGCGCCAGCGGCTGGAGGCGGTGTGGGGAGCGCCGGCGTCAGATGCCGGACTGGAGCGGTTCGTCGCCCCTTCACCCGGAGCCGGAACCGATCCCCCTTCAGCCCAGGGCTTCCCCGTGCGCGGCCTGCGCTTCGGACAGGTGGTGGTGCTGATCCAGCCGGAGCGCGGCTACGACCGCGACCCGTCACTCAGCTATCACAGCCCCGATCTGCCCCCCACCCACGCCTATCTGGCCCAGTACCTGTGGCTGCGGGAGAACTTCGGCGCCCACGTGGTGGTGCACGTGGGCAAGCACGGCAACCTCGAGTGGCTGCCCGGAAAGGGGGTGGGCCTGTCGGACAGCTGCTTCCCGGAGTGGGCGCTGGGGCCGCTGCCGCATCTGTATCCCTTCATCGTCAACGACCCGGGCGAAGGCAGCCAGGCCAAGCGCCGCGCCCAGGCGGTGATCCTTGATCACCTCACCCCTCCCCTGGGCCGCGCCGGCCTGCACGGCGACCTGCAGGCGCTGGAAAGCCTGCTGGATGAGTACTGGGAGGCCCGCGCCCTGGGCGGCGAACGGGCGCGGGGCCTGCGCCAGCGCCTGGCGAAGGAGCTGGAGCGGCTGCAGTTGCCGGAACCGGCTCCCTCACCCGTGAACAGCGGGGCCCTGCCCGACCCGGACGAGGGACTGGATGCGCGACTGGACCGGATTGATGGCTATCTCTGCGAGATCAAGGAGGCCCAGATCCGCATCGGGCTGCACCGCTTCGGCAGCCTCCCCGAGGGTGGGGCACTGGCGGAGCTGTTGCTCTGCCTGGCGCGGCCGCCCCAGGCCGGTCTGTGCGGTCTCACCCAGGCCCTGGCCCACGACCTGGGCCTGGAACTCGATCCCTGGGCCGACCCTGAGGAAGGCCCCCTGACCGAGGGGGATCGGCGCGCTCTGGCGGCACTGCCAGCCTGGGATCCAGCCAGCTCCATGGATGCCCCATCCCAGTCAGACGTCCCATCCCAGGAGGCCGCGGACGGAACCACGGCCCCCCTGCTGCGCTGCTGCGGCGACGGCATCGCCCGGCTGGAGGCCTGGGCCCTGCAGCTGATGCGCCGCGAACTGACCCGCCGAGCGGTCCCTGCAGCAGCCGGAGGCGCTGGAGCCACCGACGCGCATGGCACCGGCTGCCCGACGACGACGCCCTCTGATGGGCCGTTCGCCAACAGCCATGGCGCCTTTCCCCCGATCGGTGAGCGCACCGAGGCGGTGCTGCGCCATGTGCGGGAGCGCCTGGCGCCATCGCTGCTCGCCTGCGGCGAGGCCGAACGGGAGGCCTTCCTGCGCGGTCTCGACGGAGGCCGGATCAACGCCGGCCCCTCGGGGGCCCCCACCCGGGGCCGGCCCGATCTGCTGCCGACGGGCCGCAACTTCTACAGCGTCGACCTGCGCGGACTGCCCACCGAGGCCGCCTGGGATCTGGCCCGGCGCAGCGCCGAGCTGCTGCTCGATCTGCACCGCCTCGAGCAGGGGGAGGAGCTGCGCACCCTGGCGCTGTCGGTATGGGGTACCGCGACGATGCGCAACGGCGGCGAGGACATCGCCCAGGCCCTTGCCCTGATGGGGGTGCGCCCGGTCTGGGACGGCCCCACCCGGCGCCTGGTGGACCTGGAGGTGATCCCCCTCGCGCTGCTCGGCCGACCTCGCGTCGATGTGACCCTGCGCATCTCGGGACTGTTCCGCGATGCCTTCCCGCAGCTGGTGGGCTGGATCAACCGCGCCACCCGGCTGATCGCTTCCCTGGCGGAGGAGGGCGCAGCCAATCCGCTGGCCCAGGCCGCGCTGGTGGAAGGCCATTGCGGCAGAGTGTTCGGATCGGCCCCCGGGGCCTACGGCGCCGGCCTGCAGGGGCTGATCGACAGCGGCCAGTGGGAGGAGCGGAGCGATCTGGCCGAGGCCTATCTGAACTGGAGCCAGTGGCGCTACGACGGCGAGATGCTGGCGGGTGCCACCGGCATGGTCAGCCCTGCCGCGGACGATGCCCTCGGACAGACCGGCGCCTCCGGCGGGATCGGCCTGCAGGCCCGACTCGACCGAGGCGGCCTCGAGGAGCGCCTGGCGCAGGTGCAGGTGGTGCTCCACAACCAGGACAACCGCGAGCACGACATGCTTGATTCCGACGACTACTACCAGTTCCAGGGGGGCCTGAGCGCGGCGGTGGAGCGGCTGCGCGGCCAGGCCCCGGCACTCTGGTTCGGCGACCATTCCCGCCGTCAGCGGCCGCGGCTGCACCGGCTCGAGAAGGAGTTCGACAAGGTGCTGCGCTCACGCCTGCTCAATCCCCGCTGGATCGAGGCGATGCAGCAGCACGGCTACAAGGGCGGCTTCGAGATGGCGGCCAGCCTGGACTACCTGTTCGCCTATGACGCCAGCACCGGCCGGGTGCCGGACTGGAGCTACGGCGCCCTCAGCCGCACCTGGCTGGCGGACGCGGAGGTGCTGGCCTTTCTGAGACGCCACAACCCGTGGGCGCTGCGGGACATGGCCGAGCGGCTGCTGGAAGCGCAGCAGCGGGGACTGTGGGCTGGGGCGCCCGCCGAGGAGCTGGCGCGGTTGCGGCAGTTGCTGCTCGAGAGCGAGGCGCTGATCGAGTCGGGCTGA